The Palleronia sp. THAF1 genome window below encodes:
- a CDS encoding HdaA/DnaA family protein, with amino-acid sequence MAEQLPLPLPVRPALGRADFVVARANAAALGMLEGARWPGNRLAIIGPTASGKTHLAHVWAAARNALVIPATDLSRYDIGTLASAGRVAVEDANAVAGNRSGEAALFHLYNRLAATQGALLLTGRTAPSTWPITLPDLRTRLASFTVAQLDAPDEALLAALLDKQLKDRGLTLTTPVFRYLVPRMRRSAAFAQALADEIDHLALAKGRAVTRDIAKEALIRLGADPDRTEDDET; translated from the coding sequence GTGGCCGAGCAACTCCCCCTGCCCCTACCCGTGCGGCCTGCACTGGGCCGCGCCGATTTCGTCGTCGCCCGCGCGAATGCGGCGGCGCTTGGGATGCTGGAAGGCGCGCGCTGGCCGGGCAATCGACTGGCGATCATCGGCCCGACCGCTTCCGGCAAGACGCATCTGGCACACGTCTGGGCCGCGGCGCGCAACGCGCTCGTGATTCCCGCCACCGATCTTTCGCGCTACGACATCGGCACGCTGGCCAGCGCGGGCCGCGTCGCGGTCGAAGATGCGAACGCCGTCGCGGGCAACCGATCCGGCGAGGCGGCGCTGTTCCACCTGTATAACCGTCTTGCCGCCACGCAAGGCGCCTTGCTGCTGACCGGACGCACCGCGCCGTCCACATGGCCCATCACCTTGCCCGACCTGCGCACACGTTTGGCGTCGTTCACCGTGGCGCAGCTGGACGCCCCGGACGAGGCGCTTCTGGCCGCCCTTCTGGACAAACAACTGAAGGATCGCGGTTTGACGCTGACCACACCAGTGTTCCGCTATCTCGTACCCCGCATGAGACGCTCGGCGGCCTTCGCGCAGGCACTGGCAGACGAGATCGACCACCTTGCATTGGCCAAGGGCCGCGCCGTCACCCGCGACATCGCGAAAGAGGCACTGATCCGGCTGGGAGCCGACCCCGACCGAACAGAGGATGACGAAACATGA
- a CDS encoding RNA degradosome polyphosphate kinase has protein sequence MSDTDFLNQPFPQAVEPEDGMDLTGPARFYNRELSWLAFNWRVLEEAQNPRVPLLERLRFLSISATNLDEFYTVRVAGLRELAMAGNTTPAADGLTPAQQLTRIDASARDLMDHQQLVFRELKALMDAERIEILTRDELSKEDCAALDVRFLEEVFPVLSPLAIDPAHPFPFIPSTGYSLALHLERIKDKRVLHTLLPIPQQIDRFIRLDAPEGTARFLPLEEMLLLHVTKLYPRYKVVGHCTFRVLRDSDLEVEDEAEDLVRGFEVALKRRRRGEVVRLNISANAPKALKKIIMDELPVTESETIETDGLIGVGHLSELVLKERPDLLWPSYTPRVPERVQDHEGDMFAAIRQKDMLLHHPYETFDMVVRFLNQAATDPDVVAIKQTLYRTSHDSPIVDALCDAAESGKQVTALVELKARFDEAANIRQSRKLERSGVHVVYGFLNLKTHAKLSAVVRREGGKTVSYSHFGTGNYHHITARIYTDLSFFTTDAALGRDMTRLFNFLSGYAQPDDMENLAVSPTTLKPSLIEMFEQEALNAEAGKPAAIWAKMNALIETDVIDKLYEVSQRGVKVSLVVRGICGLRPGIKGLSENIRVKSIVGRFLEHSRIVCVGNGHDIPSKHARVYISSADWMGRNLNRRVETLVECTNATVKAQIVRQIMAANMADTAQSWILRPDGSFERPAADPDTRQFSCHRFFIENPSLSGRGSAGAKDVPELTHAND, from the coding sequence ATGAGCGATACCGACTTCCTGAACCAACCCTTCCCCCAAGCGGTCGAGCCCGAAGACGGCATGGACCTGACCGGCCCCGCACGTTTCTACAACCGCGAACTGTCATGGCTGGCCTTCAACTGGCGCGTTCTGGAAGAAGCGCAGAACCCCCGCGTGCCGCTTCTGGAACGGCTGCGGTTCCTGTCGATCTCTGCCACCAACCTCGATGAATTCTACACGGTGCGCGTCGCGGGCCTGCGGGAACTGGCGATGGCGGGTAACACCACCCCCGCCGCCGATGGCCTGACGCCCGCGCAGCAGCTGACCCGGATCGACGCCAGCGCGCGCGACCTGATGGATCACCAGCAACTCGTCTTCCGCGAATTGAAGGCCCTGATGGACGCCGAGCGGATCGAGATCCTGACCCGAGATGAGTTGTCGAAAGAGGATTGCGCGGCGCTGGATGTCCGCTTCCTGGAAGAGGTGTTTCCGGTTCTGTCGCCGCTCGCCATCGACCCGGCGCACCCGTTCCCCTTTATCCCCTCGACCGGCTACAGCCTTGCGCTGCATCTGGAGCGTATCAAAGACAAGCGAGTCCTGCACACGCTTCTACCCATCCCCCAGCAGATCGACCGCTTTATCCGCCTTGATGCGCCCGAAGGCACCGCCCGGTTCCTGCCGCTGGAAGAGATGCTGCTGCTGCACGTCACGAAGCTGTATCCGCGCTACAAGGTCGTCGGCCATTGCACCTTCCGCGTGCTTCGCGACAGCGATCTGGAAGTCGAAGACGAGGCCGAAGACCTCGTCCGCGGCTTCGAGGTCGCGCTGAAGCGACGGCGGCGGGGCGAAGTGGTGCGGCTTAATATCTCGGCCAACGCCCCCAAGGCGCTGAAGAAGATCATCATGGACGAGTTGCCGGTGACGGAGTCAGAAACGATCGAGACGGACGGTCTGATCGGCGTCGGCCACTTGTCGGAACTGGTGTTGAAGGAACGCCCCGACCTTCTTTGGCCGTCCTACACCCCCCGCGTGCCCGAGCGTGTACAGGACCACGAAGGCGACATGTTCGCCGCGATCCGCCAGAAGGACATGCTGCTGCACCACCCCTATGAGACCTTCGACATGGTGGTGCGTTTCCTGAACCAAGCCGCGACCGACCCGGATGTGGTGGCGATCAAACAAACCCTTTACCGTACCAGCCACGACAGCCCCATCGTCGACGCGCTGTGCGATGCGGCTGAATCGGGCAAGCAGGTGACCGCTCTGGTCGAGCTGAAGGCCCGCTTCGACGAAGCCGCCAACATCCGTCAGTCGCGTAAGCTGGAACGGTCGGGCGTACACGTTGTCTACGGTTTCCTGAACCTGAAGACCCACGCCAAGCTATCTGCGGTCGTCCGACGCGAGGGCGGCAAGACCGTCAGCTACAGCCACTTCGGCACCGGCAACTACCATCACATCACCGCGCGCATCTACACCGATCTGTCGTTCTTCACGACCGACGCCGCACTGGGACGGGACATGACGCGGCTGTTCAACTTCCTGTCCGGTTACGCACAACCCGATGACATGGAAAACCTTGCCGTTTCACCCACCACGCTCAAGCCCAGCCTGATCGAGATGTTCGAACAGGAAGCGCTGAATGCCGAGGCTGGCAAACCCGCCGCGATCTGGGCCAAGATGAACGCGCTGATCGAGACCGACGTGATCGACAAGCTGTACGAGGTCAGCCAGCGCGGCGTGAAGGTCAGCCTTGTCGTGCGCGGCATCTGCGGGTTGCGGCCCGGCATCAAGGGCCTGTCCGAAAACATCCGGGTGAAGTCCATCGTGGGTCGGTTCCTGGAACACTCGCGCATCGTCTGCGTCGGCAACGGGCATGATATCCCAAGCAAGCACGCGCGGGTCTACATCTCGTCCGCCGACTGGATGGGCCGCAACTTGAACCGCCGGGTCGAGACGCTGGTGGAATGCACCAACGCGACCGTGAAGGCGCAGATCGTGCGACAGATCATGGCGGCGAACATGGCCGACACCGCGCAAAGCTGGATTCTGCGACCCGATGGCTCGTTCGAGCGTCCGGCGGCAGACCCGGATACGCGTCAGTTCTCGTGCCACCGCTTCTTCATCGAAAACCCGTCGCTGTCCGGGCGCGGATCGGCGGGAGCAAAGGACGTGCCGGAACTGACCCACGCGAACGACTGA
- a CDS encoding Ppx/GppA family phosphatase, which produces MPDTSHTDEYGAFGAPIFDDPSARALSRVAVIDIGSNSVRLVIFDGAARSPAYFFNEKVMAGLGAGFAQTGRLNAEGKKRAMSAMLRFARLIEGMNASPVIAIATAAMREAEDGPSFREEIEALTGITINIIDGEEEARLSAQGVFVGWPDAKGLVCDIGGSSMELAEVGDGRVGQRMTTPLGPLRLQGVTGGKKALQAHISDHVAALGKRFGPDHDRLFLVGGSWRAIARIDMERRGYPLHVLHEYRMSPKQVRETVKYIHDRSVDELRDSTGIGESRMSLVHLASTVLKTLVKQLKPKEIAISSYGIREGVLYEQMPDTLRERDPLIEACRFIEAKDARQPGFGRALYHFILPLFKSWPANRLRIVRAACLLHDVNWRAHPDYRHEACFDSATRANLGGMTHQERLFLGLSLLHRYKGGREGTRFEELIGVLTDRETKEAEILGRAMRFGAMFSAQEPLSHGELRWFPKRLHLELRIKDAAQDLFGEVAQSRFNALVSSLGATSEIARSRKP; this is translated from the coding sequence ATGCCAGACACCTCTCACACAGACGAGTATGGTGCCTTCGGCGCACCCATATTCGATGACCCGTCCGCCCGCGCCCTGTCGCGCGTTGCCGTCATTGATATTGGATCGAACTCGGTCCGTCTGGTCATCTTCGATGGGGCGGCACGCTCTCCCGCCTACTTTTTCAACGAAAAGGTCATGGCCGGGCTGGGCGCCGGTTTTGCCCAGACGGGCCGATTGAACGCCGAAGGCAAAAAGCGCGCCATGTCTGCGATGCTTCGGTTCGCGCGGTTGATAGAAGGCATGAACGCCAGCCCCGTCATCGCCATCGCCACCGCCGCCATGCGCGAGGCCGAGGACGGCCCATCTTTCCGCGAAGAGATCGAGGCGCTAACCGGCATCACGATCAACATCATCGACGGAGAGGAAGAAGCGCGACTGTCTGCCCAAGGCGTGTTCGTCGGCTGGCCGGACGCCAAGGGTCTGGTCTGCGATATCGGCGGCTCTTCCATGGAACTGGCCGAGGTCGGTGACGGGCGCGTGGGCCAGCGTATGACTACGCCCTTGGGTCCCCTTCGTTTGCAGGGCGTAACCGGCGGCAAGAAGGCGCTTCAGGCCCACATCTCTGACCATGTGGCCGCCTTGGGCAAGCGGTTCGGCCCCGACCATGATCGTCTTTTCCTCGTCGGCGGCTCATGGCGCGCCATCGCCCGGATCGACATGGAGCGGCGCGGCTATCCGCTGCACGTGCTGCACGAATACCGCATGAGCCCCAAGCAGGTGCGCGAGACGGTCAAATATATCCATGATCGATCTGTCGATGAATTGCGCGACAGCACCGGGATCGGCGAAAGCCGGATGAGCTTGGTTCACTTGGCCTCGACCGTTCTGAAGACGCTGGTGAAACAGTTGAAACCGAAGGAAATTGCTATCTCATCCTACGGCATCCGCGAAGGCGTGCTATACGAGCAGATGCCAGACACGCTTCGCGAACGCGATCCACTGATCGAAGCGTGCCGCTTCATCGAAGCCAAGGATGCCCGCCAGCCCGGTTTCGGCCGCGCGCTGTATCACTTCATCCTGCCGCTGTTCAAAAGCTGGCCCGCCAATCGTCTGCGCATCGTCCGCGCTGCCTGCCTGCTGCACGACGTGAACTGGCGGGCCCATCCCGACTACCGACATGAGGCCTGCTTCGACAGCGCCACCCGTGCCAACCTTGGAGGCATGACCCATCAGGAACGCTTGTTCTTGGGCCTATCGCTGCTGCACCGCTACAAGGGCGGGCGCGAGGGCACGCGGTTCGAGGAATTGATCGGCGTGCTTACGGATCGGGAAACGAAAGAAGCCGAGATCCTTGGCCGCGCTATGCGGTTTGGGGCTATGTTCTCTGCGCAGGAACCGCTGAGCCACGGTGAGCTGCGGTGGTTCCCGAAGAGGCTGCATCTTGAGTTGCGGATAAAGGATGCGGCGCAAGACTTGTTCGGAGAAGTCGCCCAGTCGCGCTTCAACGCACTGGTAAGCTCGCTGGGCGCCACAAGCGAAATCGCCCGAAGCCGAAAGCCCTAG
- a CDS encoding endonuclease/exonuclease/phosphatase family protein, with protein sequence MGRDRSRAGVRVATYNVEWFDRLFDDDGALLNDGGWSARWNVTRAQQIKALTQVFKALDVDAVLVIEAPDTSSRRSGQAALETFAEHAGLRARRAVIGFANDTVQEIALLYDPDVITPLHDPKESATVPRFDRSYLVDMDVDAEPEAVRWSKPPLELALDTPQGPIRLIGVHAKSKSTHGATQAERITRAIANRRKQLAQCAWLRARIDAHLAAGDSLIVAGDFNDGPGLDEYEALFGRSGVEIVLGDGAGRLVDPNAVPPRATVARPSSARFWDRDGKRWIGAMLDYAMLSPDLAARARWHIWHPFDDPEIYADPDLRAALLAASDHFPVTVELSSA encoded by the coding sequence ATGGGCAGAGATCGAAGCCGCGCGGGCGTAAGGGTCGCGACCTACAATGTCGAATGGTTCGACCGCCTGTTCGATGATGACGGTGCGTTGCTGAACGATGGTGGGTGGTCTGCGCGGTGGAACGTCACACGCGCACAACAGATCAAGGCTCTGACGCAGGTGTTCAAGGCGCTGGACGTGGACGCGGTTCTGGTGATCGAAGCGCCCGACACCTCGTCTCGCAGGTCAGGACAGGCAGCGCTGGAGACTTTCGCCGAACATGCGGGTCTGCGCGCCCGTCGTGCCGTGATCGGTTTTGCCAACGACACGGTGCAGGAAATCGCGCTGCTCTACGATCCCGATGTGATCACACCTCTGCATGATCCCAAGGAAAGCGCGACAGTCCCACGGTTCGACCGAAGCTATCTGGTCGATATGGATGTGGACGCAGAGCCGGAGGCGGTGCGGTGGAGCAAGCCGCCGCTGGAACTGGCCTTGGATACGCCGCAAGGACCGATCCGGCTGATCGGCGTGCATGCGAAGTCGAAGTCCACCCATGGTGCGACGCAGGCGGAACGCATCACTCGCGCCATTGCGAACCGCCGAAAGCAATTGGCTCAATGCGCCTGGCTGCGCGCCCGAATCGACGCGCACCTGGCGGCGGGCGACAGCCTTATCGTCGCGGGAGACTTCAACGATGGTCCCGGTCTGGATGAGTACGAAGCGCTCTTCGGTCGGTCAGGTGTCGAGATCGTGCTGGGTGACGGCGCGGGCCGATTGGTGGACCCCAATGCGGTGCCGCCGCGCGCGACGGTGGCGCGGCCGTCCTCTGCCCGCTTCTGGGATCGCGACGGCAAGCGCTGGATCGGCGCGATGCTGGATTACGCGATGCTTAGCCCCGATCTGGCCGCCCGCGCGCGGTGGCACATCTGGCATCCGTTCGACGACCCGGAAATCTACGCCGATCCGGACCTACGCGCGGCGTTGCTTGCCGCGTCCGATCACTTCCCTGTGACGGTTGAACTTTCGTCAGCGTAG
- a CDS encoding J domain-containing protein, with protein MSIWTRILDALAALRQGDSLAEIFERLRTPPEQSVGFTIAVIALGAKMAKADGTVTRDEVTAFREVFTIPPEAEAAAGRVFNLARQDVAGFEDYATRIAKSFGRGSDMLEDLLDGLFHIAAADGDYHPDEEVFLRRVQEIFGISEAAFRQARARHVPDAAPDPYAILGVDPDAPLADIQRAYRKLVKESHPDRMIARGVPTEAVRLAERRLSAINDAWAEIEAARA; from the coding sequence ATGTCGATCTGGACCCGAATCCTCGATGCTCTTGCGGCGCTGCGCCAAGGCGACAGCTTGGCGGAGATATTCGAACGCTTGCGCACCCCGCCAGAGCAATCGGTGGGCTTTACCATCGCCGTGATCGCGCTGGGTGCGAAGATGGCCAAGGCCGACGGTACGGTCACGCGGGACGAGGTGACGGCCTTCCGCGAGGTTTTTACCATTCCGCCAGAGGCCGAGGCGGCGGCAGGCCGCGTGTTCAACCTTGCGCGGCAGGACGTGGCGGGGTTCGAGGATTATGCCACCCGCATTGCCAAAAGCTTCGGGCGTGGGTCGGACATGCTCGAGGATCTGCTCGACGGGCTGTTCCACATCGCGGCGGCGGACGGGGACTATCACCCGGATGAGGAAGTTTTCCTGCGCCGGGTGCAGGAAATCTTCGGCATCAGCGAAGCGGCGTTCCGGCAGGCTCGCGCGCGCCACGTGCCCGACGCAGCCCCCGATCCCTATGCGATCCTGGGCGTCGATCCTGACGCGCCGCTGGCCGATATCCAGCGCGCGTACCGCAAGCTTGTGAAAGAGAGCCACCCCGACCGTATGATCGCGCGCGGCGTCCCGACAGAGGCGGTGCGGCTGGCCGAACGCCGGCTCAGTGCGATCAATGACGCATGGGCAGAGATCGAAGCCGCGCGGGCGTAA
- a CDS encoding GNAT family N-acetyltransferase codes for MIRPARVDDAPAIAAIWNVVIRDTALTFTNAEKTDAEIADRIAQGRTFVTAPGGTVSGFITYGQFRSGPGYAHSFEHSLYLATDARGQGIGRALLRYAERQAAAEGGHVMVAGVSSANPDGRAFHVACGYTETGVLPQIGRKFDQWFDLHLLTKHIG; via the coding sequence GTGATCCGCCCGGCGCGGGTCGATGACGCCCCGGCCATCGCCGCGATCTGGAACGTTGTGATCCGCGACACGGCTCTGACCTTCACTAACGCAGAGAAGACTGACGCAGAAATCGCGGACCGCATCGCACAGGGGCGCACGTTCGTCACCGCGCCCGGTGGCACCGTCAGCGGCTTCATCACATACGGCCAGTTCCGCAGCGGTCCCGGTTACGCGCACAGTTTCGAACATAGCTTGTACCTTGCGACTGATGCGCGCGGGCAGGGCATTGGGCGCGCTTTGTTGCGCTACGCGGAACGGCAGGCAGCGGCAGAGGGCGGCCATGTCATGGTGGCCGGTGTCTCGTCCGCCAACCCGGACGGGCGCGCGTTTCACGTGGCGTGTGGCTATACCGAGACCGGCGTTCTGCCGCAGATCGGGCGCAAGTTCGATCAGTGGTTTGACCTGCATCTTCTGACGAAACACATCGGCTAA
- a CDS encoding VOC family protein encodes MKIDHLVVTCADLDTGTAAVSETLGVPLQTGGKHPLMGTHNRLLSLGDAYLEVIAIDPDAPAPDRPRWFDLDNRSGAPALTNWVASAADMDRAVAEAPMGMGEVHDLSRGDLAWRMAIPPSGALPFDGVLPALLQWRGARAQDGLEPQGCKIKRLILTHPRMGDIQAAWPDLARTDSVVLEVGQRPEIAAEIVTPTGLKVLRGGLA; translated from the coding sequence ATGAAAATCGACCATCTCGTCGTGACCTGCGCCGACCTCGACACCGGAACTGCTGCTGTGTCCGAGACGCTAGGGGTGCCCCTGCAAACCGGTGGCAAGCATCCCTTGATGGGCACGCACAATCGGCTTCTGTCCCTTGGCGACGCCTACCTTGAGGTCATCGCCATCGACCCGGACGCCCCCGCGCCGGACCGACCGCGGTGGTTCGATCTCGACAATCGCTCTGGCGCGCCCGCGCTGACCAACTGGGTCGCCAGCGCCGCCGACATGGACCGGGCGGTGGCCGAGGCGCCGATGGGCATGGGCGAAGTGCACGACCTGTCTCGCGGTGATCTGGCGTGGCGCATGGCGATCCCGCCCTCCGGCGCGCTGCCGTTCGACGGTGTGCTGCCCGCCTTGCTGCAGTGGCGGGGTGCGCGGGCGCAGGACGGGCTGGAGCCGCAGGGTTGCAAGATCAAGCGGCTTATTCTGACGCATCCGCGCATGGGTGACATACAGGCGGCCTGGCCCGACCTGGCCCGAACCGACTCCGTAGTGCTGGAAGTCGGTCAGCGACCCGAGATCGCGGCAGAGATCGTCACCCCTACTGGCCTGAAAGTCCTTCGCGGCGGTCTGGCGTGA
- the scpA gene encoding methylmalonyl-CoA mutase, producing the protein MDDWKKRAEKELRGKPLDDLTWRTAEGIDVAPVHTSEDAQGDHMGSMPGEAPFTRGVKATMYAGRPWTIRQYAGFSTAEESNAFYRRALAAGQQGVSVAFDLATHRGYDSDHERVEGDVGKAGVAIDSVEDMKVLFDGIPLDQVSVSMTMNGAVIPVLASFIVAGEEQGVDRSKLSGTIQNDILKEFMVRNTYIYPPEPSMRIVADIIDYTAREMPKYNSISISGYHMQEAGANLVQELAFTLADGREYVRVAMERGMDVDKFAGRLSFFFAIGMNFFMEAAKLRAARFLWHEIMTEMGAKDDRSKMLRTHCQTSGVSLAEQDPYNNVVRTAYEAMSAVLGGTQSLHTNSFDEAIALPTDFSARIARNTQLILQNETGVTNVVDPLAGSYYVEKLTADLIDKARKLMAEVDELGGMTKAVESGMPKLRIEEAAAAKQARIDRGEEVIVGVNKFRLEQEDDLDIRVIDNAGVRDSQIERVKTLRAERDPDACEAALNALREGAKGDGNLLALAVEAARARATVGEISMALEDVFGRHRAEVRTLSGVYGAAYEGDAGYEKIQKDVEDFAEEEGRRPRMLVVKVGQDGHDRGAKVIATAFADIGFDVDVGPLFQTPEEAAQDAVDNDVHVIGLSSQAAGHLTNAPKLIQTLKDKGAGDILVICGGVIPHRDYQVLREAGVAAVFGPGTNIPEAAAKVLVLIRSARADAAE; encoded by the coding sequence ATGGACGATTGGAAAAAGCGCGCCGAGAAGGAATTGCGCGGCAAACCGCTGGACGATCTGACGTGGCGCACCGCCGAAGGGATCGACGTGGCCCCGGTGCATACGTCAGAAGATGCGCAGGGCGATCATATGGGGTCGATGCCCGGCGAGGCACCGTTCACTCGTGGCGTGAAGGCGACGATGTACGCGGGCCGCCCCTGGACGATCCGTCAGTATGCGGGCTTTTCCACCGCCGAAGAGTCCAATGCCTTCTACCGTCGCGCCTTGGCCGCCGGACAGCAGGGTGTGTCGGTCGCCTTCGATCTGGCGACTCACCGGGGCTACGATTCGGATCACGAGCGCGTCGAGGGCGACGTGGGCAAGGCGGGTGTGGCCATCGACTCGGTCGAGGACATGAAGGTGCTGTTCGACGGAATTCCGCTGGATCAGGTCTCGGTTTCGATGACCATGAACGGCGCGGTTATCCCGGTGCTGGCGTCCTTCATCGTGGCAGGCGAAGAGCAGGGCGTGGACCGCTCCAAGCTGTCGGGCACAATCCAGAACGACATTCTGAAGGAGTTCATGGTCCGCAACACGTATATCTATCCGCCGGAGCCTTCGATGCGGATTGTGGCAGACATCATCGATTACACCGCGCGCGAGATGCCGAAGTACAATTCGATCAGCATCTCTGGCTATCACATGCAGGAAGCGGGCGCGAACCTGGTGCAAGAACTGGCGTTCACGCTGGCTGACGGGCGCGAATACGTCCGCGTCGCGATGGAGCGGGGCATGGACGTGGACAAGTTCGCGGGCCGTCTGTCGTTCTTCTTCGCCATCGGCATGAACTTCTTCATGGAGGCGGCCAAGCTGCGCGCCGCGCGGTTCCTGTGGCATGAGATCATGACGGAGATGGGCGCGAAGGACGACCGCTCGAAGATGCTGCGGACCCATTGCCAGACCTCGGGCGTTAGCCTTGCCGAGCAAGACCCCTACAACAACGTCGTGCGCACGGCCTATGAGGCGATGAGCGCTGTGCTGGGCGGCACCCAGTCGCTGCATACCAACAGCTTCGACGAGGCGATCGCGCTGCCGACGGATTTCTCGGCCCGCATCGCGCGGAACACGCAGTTGATCCTGCAGAACGAGACGGGCGTGACCAATGTCGTCGATCCGCTGGCGGGCTCTTACTACGTGGAAAAGCTGACCGCGGACCTGATCGACAAGGCGCGCAAGCTGATGGCAGAAGTGGACGAGCTGGGTGGCATGACCAAGGCCGTCGAGTCCGGCATGCCCAAGCTGCGGATCGAGGAGGCGGCGGCCGCAAAGCAGGCGCGCATCGACCGGGGCGAGGAAGTGATCGTCGGCGTCAACAAGTTCCGGCTGGAGCAGGAGGATGACCTTGATATCCGCGTGATCGACAACGCTGGTGTGCGCGACAGCCAGATCGAGCGAGTGAAGACCCTGCGGGCAGAGCGCGACCCGGACGCGTGCGAGGCGGCGCTGAATGCCCTGCGCGAGGGTGCAAAAGGCGACGGCAACCTGCTGGCGTTGGCTGTGGAAGCGGCGCGTGCGCGGGCGACGGTGGGCGAAATCTCGATGGCGCTGGAGGACGTATTCGGGCGTCACCGTGCGGAAGTGCGAACTTTGTCGGGTGTCTATGGCGCCGCGTATGAGGGCGACGCGGGCTATGAGAAAATTCAGAAGGACGTGGAGGACTTTGCCGAAGAAGAAGGCCGTCGCCCCCGGATGCTGGTCGTCAAGGTCGGTCAGGACGGGCACGACCGCGGGGCGAAGGTGATCGCCACGGCCTTTGCAGATATCGGGTTCGACGTGGACGTGGGCCCGCTGTTCCAAACGCCGGAAGAAGCTGCGCAGGACGCGGTGGACAACGACGTGCATGTCATCGGTCTGTCGTCTCAGGCGGCGGGGCACCTGACCAACGCGCCCAAGCTGATACAGACGCTGAAGGACAAGGGTGCTGGCGACATCTTGGTGATCTGCGGCGGGGTCATCCCGCACCGCGATTACCAGGTACTGCGCGAGGCTGGTGTCGCGGCGGTGTTCGGGCCGGGCACGAACATACCCGAGGCAGCCGCCAAGGTGCTGGTCCTGATCCGCAGCGCCCGGGCCGACGCTGCGGAGTAG
- a CDS encoding DUF4174 domain-containing protein, which produces MSLLAILGAVPVLAQEVGLQTTPELDAVNRWRADPATVFRADEVDLADFKWIARPVVIFAEAPQQPDYQEQMDLIADRAQDLADRDVLVVVDTDPAAFSDLRRQLRPRGFQFTLIGKDGEVKLRKPFPWDVREITRSIDKMPMRQREIREGGS; this is translated from the coding sequence ATGTCCCTACTCGCAATTCTGGGCGCTGTCCCGGTGTTAGCGCAAGAGGTTGGATTGCAAACGACGCCCGAACTGGATGCCGTGAACCGTTGGCGTGCCGATCCGGCAACCGTGTTCCGCGCCGACGAAGTAGACCTTGCGGACTTCAAGTGGATCGCTCGCCCCGTCGTCATCTTCGCAGAGGCACCGCAGCAGCCGGATTACCAAGAACAGATGGACCTGATCGCCGACCGCGCGCAGGATCTAGCGGATCGCGATGTCTTGGTGGTGGTCGATACCGACCCCGCCGCCTTCAGCGACTTGCGCCGCCAGTTGCGCCCACGTGGCTTCCAGTTCACACTTATCGGCAAGGATGGAGAGGTGAAGCTGCGCAAACCCTTCCCGTGGGACGTCCGCGAGATCACGCGCTCCATCGACAAGATGCCCATGCGCCAGCGTGAGATCAGAGAAGGCGGAAGTTGA